One Papaver somniferum cultivar HN1 chromosome 10, ASM357369v1, whole genome shotgun sequence genomic window carries:
- the LOC113315339 gene encoding uncharacterized protein LOC113315339, whose amino-acid sequence MNDTHLLLGRPWQYDAHVVHNYYENTYTFYKDGKHKILHPSKSSTVVETRSDSKTSALVATIAHLFHNNHTLRSHEDKKPSVEILKKVRPLLLKYGALFPEELPTYLLPLHNLQYHVDLIPGASLPNQAQHRLSPQEHEILMG is encoded by the coding sequence ATGAATGATACTCATCTTCTTCTTGGAAGACCTTGGCAGTACGATGCTCATGTGGTTCATAATTATTATGAAAATACTTACACATTCTACAAAGATGGGAAACATAAAATCTTACATCCTTCCAAGTCTTCAACTGTTGTGGAAACTCGTAGTGACAGCAAAACAAGTGCTTTGGTGGCAACAATTGCTCATTTATTCCATAATAATCACACTTTGCGTTCTCATGAAGATAAAAAACCATCGGTAGAGATTCTTAAAAAGGTACGACCTCTTTTACTTAAATATGGTGCTTTATTTCCAGAGGAATTACCTACTTATTTACTTCCTTTACATAATTTGCAATATCATGTTGATTTAATTCCTGGAGCTTCTCTTCCAAATCAAGCACAACACCGGCTGAGTCCACAAGAACATGAGATTTTAATGGGTTAG